In the Leucoraja erinacea ecotype New England unplaced genomic scaffold, Leri_hhj_1 Leri_182S, whole genome shotgun sequence genome, one interval contains:
- the LOC129716184 gene encoding late histone H2B.L4-like, whose protein sequence is MPDAPKVKVAVAKKGAKKAVSKPAGKAGKKRRRSRKESYGIYIYKVMKQVHPDTGISSKAMSIMNSFVNDIFERIAGEASRLAHYNKRSTISSREIQTAVRLLLPGELAKHAVSEGTKAVTKYTSSK, encoded by the coding sequence ATGCCTGACGCACCGAAAGTGAAAGTGGCCGTGGCCAAGAAGGGCGCCAAGAAAGCCGTGTCCAAACCTGCAGGCAAGGCGGGTAAGAAGCGCAGGAGGTCGAGGAAGGAGAGTTACGGCATCTACATCTACAAAGTGATGAAGCAGGTTCACCCCGACACCGGCATCTCCTCCAAGGCCATGAGCATCATGAACTCGTTCGTCAACGATATTTTCGAGCGCATCGCGGGTGAGGCTTCCCGCTTGGCTCATTACAACAAGCGGTCGACCATCAGCTCCCGGGAGATCCAGACCGCCGTGCGCCTGCTGCTGCCCGGGGAGCTGGCCAAGCACGCCGTGTCGGAAGGGACAAAGGCGGTGACCAAGTATACCAGTTCGAAGTAA